One stretch of Priestia megaterium DNA includes these proteins:
- a CDS encoding LysR family transcriptional regulator: MEIKELTTFKTIVAEGTFSLAAKKLNYAQSTVTTHIKKLEKDLGFLLFERGWEAKLTKEGTLFVEEVDSLLKHWEYSISQAQRISKEEKGTVKIGLSESIAQKLMPSILSYLNDEKPYIHCDFTIGNTALLSELLHQDKIDFAVCGQNKNLSGVTFTPLGKEKIEFIVNTPNHPLLRQETVEIADVIHYPILIGENSCYYYQSVNHFLAENNLAFKTVYNCSALHLIPEMVFGHTVGIIPRGTSLKPSNISFKVKGFDPQMPIGLLISSEKRSYLSQTKKQIIEVIKSSLS, encoded by the coding sequence GTGGAAATTAAAGAATTAACGACGTTTAAAACAATTGTTGCCGAAGGAACGTTTTCACTTGCAGCAAAAAAACTAAACTATGCCCAGTCTACCGTCACCACTCATATTAAAAAGTTAGAAAAAGACCTTGGGTTTCTTTTATTTGAACGAGGCTGGGAAGCAAAATTAACAAAGGAAGGTACGTTATTTGTAGAAGAGGTAGATAGCTTGTTGAAGCACTGGGAGTATTCAATATCTCAAGCGCAGCGTATAAGCAAAGAGGAAAAAGGCACGGTCAAAATAGGCTTGTCAGAATCGATTGCTCAAAAGCTCATGCCTTCTATATTAAGCTATTTAAATGATGAAAAACCGTACATACACTGCGATTTCACCATTGGAAACACCGCCCTTTTATCGGAACTATTACATCAAGATAAAATTGACTTTGCTGTTTGCGGACAGAATAAAAACCTTTCCGGCGTGACTTTTACTCCGCTTGGCAAAGAAAAAATCGAATTTATTGTGAATACGCCTAACCATCCTTTATTACGACAAGAAACAGTGGAAATAGCAGATGTTATTCACTATCCCATTTTAATAGGAGAAAATAGCTGTTATTACTATCAATCCGTCAACCATTTTTTAGCAGAGAATAATTTAGCATTTAAAACAGTTTACAACTGTAGTGCCTTGCACCTTATTCCAGAAATGGTGTTTGGACATACAGTAGGAATTATCCCTAGAGGAACTAGTTTAAAACCAAGTAATATCTCGTTTAAAGTAAAAGGGTTTGATCCTCAAATGCCCATAGGATTATTGATTTCTTCTGAGAAAAGAAGCTATTTGAGTCAGACAAAAAAACAGATTATAGAGGTAATTAAATCTTCGTTATCGTAG
- a CDS encoding terpene synthase produces MISFNRIIKLRDLEIFRVSKNGKIFSYAVIEDTRNPFTEEDKKLDPLCYMEEEDINAILNVFRISLINDEKLNEEDSLFLRSFFSDFVNNTNLTNFIITEYIQEDLYDHEVNIKFFNKILQHVGSNYIIEEFDEMNWIYLSQD; encoded by the coding sequence ATGATATCGTTTAATAGAATTATAAAATTGCGGGATTTGGAAATTTTTCGAGTATCAAAAAACGGAAAAATCTTTTCTTATGCAGTCATTGAAGACACTAGAAATCCATTTACAGAAGAAGATAAAAAACTAGATCCATTATGTTATATGGAGGAAGAAGATATTAACGCGATTTTAAATGTGTTTAGGATTTCATTAATCAATGATGAAAAATTAAATGAAGAAGATTCACTTTTTCTAAGATCGTTCTTTTCAGATTTTGTTAATAATACAAATTTAACAAATTTTATTATTACGGAATATATTCAAGAAGATTTGTATGATCATGAAGTTAATATAAAATTTTTTAATAAAATTTTACAACATGTAGGTTCGAATTATATTATTGAAGAATTTGATGAAATGAATTGGATTTATTTATCTCAAGATTAA
- a CDS encoding GNAT family N-acetyltransferase, translated as MYCLEPKDYYKINRMLKASFKTPTFAFSVVNHVIEGAVYVNDIMRPSSGFLRIRAGDYYVFGQGNDVVFNNFLYRYFVENVYGKEKRFTVFTPSTDWETFFDETFKTYVKKMTRSKYRFLPSKVHSKYSLSNLYELKDFNADSLRKSENFNELYTVEYWGSESNFLKNGLGVCLIHKENIIAECVSIFHSGAIAEIDIVTNPNYRGQGLGKIVGQAFINKCLEKNVMPAWDCDNNNKASKALANKLGFSNEEDYALYVLK; from the coding sequence ATGTATTGTTTAGAACCAAAAGATTATTACAAGATAAATCGCATGTTAAAAGCGTCATTTAAGACTCCTACATTTGCTTTTTCTGTCGTTAATCATGTTATTGAAGGAGCTGTGTACGTAAATGATATTATGAGGCCTTCATCAGGATTTCTTAGAATACGTGCAGGTGACTATTATGTATTTGGACAAGGAAATGACGTGGTATTTAATAACTTTCTCTATCGTTATTTTGTTGAGAACGTGTATGGTAAGGAGAAACGGTTTACGGTTTTTACTCCATCGACTGACTGGGAAACTTTTTTTGACGAAACTTTCAAGACGTATGTAAAGAAAATGACGCGTTCTAAGTATAGGTTTCTTCCTTCAAAAGTTCATTCTAAGTACAGCCTGTCTAATCTCTATGAGTTAAAAGACTTTAACGCTGATTCTTTAAGGAAAAGTGAGAATTTCAATGAATTATATACAGTGGAGTACTGGGGATCAGAGAGTAATTTTCTGAAAAACGGATTAGGAGTTTGTCTTATCCACAAAGAAAATATTATCGCTGAATGTGTGTCTATTTTTCATAGTGGAGCAATAGCTGAAATCGATATTGTTACTAATCCTAACTATAGAGGACAAGGATTGGGAAAGATAGTGGGCCAAGCGTTTATAAATAAATGTTTAGAAAAGAACGTTATGCCTGCTTGGGATTGCGATAATAACAATAAAGCGTCGAAAGCATTAGCCAATAAACTTGGATTTTCTAATGAAGAGGATTACGCTTTATATGTATTAAAATGA
- a CDS encoding alpha/beta hydrolase family protein, with the protein MHIRKHERQSFYAGCQFVDIEDQANEHALPLLIMYPTYKEEQVEKMGPYTISAAQDAPLSNGSFPLVIISHGDGSTPLAYRTIAQFLARNGFIVGIPQHPFNNRENNTLSGTIDNLKNRPTHIRTVIDWFFKKSSFSPSIKSNTISLIGHSMGGYTALAVAGGVPTSFPSESPDQKPYCLSVDHDKRVQSLILLAPAAGWFREKGALEDVDLPILMITGEKDTITPSFHGEFVLNGVLDAEQVQHIVVKNGGHFSFLSPFPDFMRSPTFLPSQDPEGFNRKEFHEDLQNTILNFLLHSC; encoded by the coding sequence GTGCACATAAGAAAACATGAAAGACAGTCATTTTATGCCGGATGTCAATTCGTAGATATAGAAGATCAAGCAAATGAACACGCCTTGCCTCTGCTTATTATGTATCCTACATATAAAGAAGAACAAGTTGAAAAGATGGGACCTTACACGATAAGCGCTGCTCAAGATGCTCCACTTTCAAATGGATCATTTCCTTTAGTCATTATTTCTCATGGAGATGGAAGCACACCTCTTGCTTATCGAACAATTGCTCAGTTTTTAGCACGTAATGGGTTTATTGTAGGGATACCTCAACATCCGTTTAATAATCGAGAGAATAATACGCTATCTGGAACAATAGATAATCTAAAAAATCGGCCTACCCATATACGTACTGTAATAGATTGGTTTTTTAAAAAAAGTTCTTTTTCTCCATCCATTAAATCAAATACCATTTCTCTTATTGGCCATTCAATGGGAGGATATACGGCTCTTGCTGTAGCAGGTGGGGTCCCCACTTCTTTTCCTTCTGAATCTCCTGATCAAAAGCCTTATTGTTTATCTGTTGATCATGATAAACGTGTTCAATCACTTATTCTTTTAGCCCCAGCCGCTGGATGGTTCAGGGAAAAAGGAGCCCTTGAAGATGTGGATCTACCTATTTTAATGATTACAGGCGAAAAGGATACGATTACTCCTTCTTTTCATGGAGAATTTGTGTTAAATGGAGTTCTTGATGCGGAACAAGTTCAGCATATAGTTGTAAAAAATGGAGGACATTTTTCATTTCTCAGCCCATTCCCCGACTTTATGAGATCTCCTACCTTCCTTCCCTCTCAGGATCCGGAAGGTTTTAATCGTAAGGAATTTCATGAGGACCTGCAAAACACTATATTGAACTTTTTATTACATTCTTGTTAA
- a CDS encoding PTS ascorbate transporter subunit IIC encodes MNQVLNVLINVLSEPSVLVAIIALVGLLAQKKNLSDTLKGTTKTFVGFLVITAGAGILQQALAPFGEMFKAAFNVNGVVPNNEAIVAIALSKYGSSTALIMFFGMIVNLLIARFTRFKYIFLTGHITLYMSCMIAIILSVSGFTSFSLILFGALTVGIFMTLSPALVQPFIRKLTGNDNVALGHSGAVGFAVGGLVGMAVKGKKEIVSTEKINFPKGLGFLRDSTVSIALTMAIFYVIVALFAGPGYVEGKLSDGKNYILFAVLQAGMFSAGVFVILAGVRLVLAEIVPAFKGISSKIVPNSKPALDVPIIYTYAPNAVLIGFFSSFLGGIVSMLILVLSGGIIILPGVVPHFFTGAAAGVFGNAMGGVRGAILGSFVNGLLISFMPILLIPVLGDLGLSNATFSDSDFGIVGLFLSGLAHFGGKTTIMVGIGLVLLIMILASIRKQESHAVPYKKVEK; translated from the coding sequence ATGAATCAGGTGTTAAATGTATTAATTAACGTTCTGAGTGAACCCTCAGTTTTAGTAGCCATAATTGCTTTAGTAGGTCTACTTGCACAAAAGAAAAATCTTTCAGATACACTAAAAGGAACAACAAAAACGTTTGTTGGATTCCTTGTTATTACAGCAGGTGCAGGGATTCTTCAACAAGCCCTCGCTCCATTTGGAGAAATGTTCAAAGCAGCATTTAACGTAAACGGTGTCGTTCCAAATAATGAAGCCATCGTTGCGATTGCACTGAGTAAATATGGTTCTTCAACCGCATTAATTATGTTTTTTGGTATGATTGTAAACCTGCTGATTGCTCGTTTTACACGATTTAAATATATTTTTCTGACAGGACATATCACTTTGTACATGTCATGTATGATTGCCATCATTTTATCCGTAAGTGGTTTTACATCGTTTTCATTAATTCTCTTCGGTGCTTTAACAGTGGGGATTTTCATGACGCTTTCTCCAGCACTCGTTCAACCTTTTATCCGTAAATTAACAGGTAATGACAACGTGGCACTGGGACATTCTGGGGCAGTTGGTTTTGCAGTTGGCGGTCTTGTGGGGATGGCTGTAAAGGGAAAGAAAGAGATTGTATCAACAGAAAAAATTAACTTTCCAAAAGGGCTTGGCTTCTTACGAGACAGTACAGTTAGTATTGCGTTGACTATGGCGATTTTCTACGTTATTGTGGCTCTTTTTGCAGGGCCGGGTTATGTCGAAGGTAAATTAAGTGACGGAAAAAACTATATTTTATTTGCGGTACTTCAAGCAGGAATGTTTTCTGCCGGCGTTTTCGTCATTTTAGCTGGTGTACGATTAGTATTAGCTGAAATTGTACCAGCATTTAAAGGAATATCTTCTAAAATTGTGCCAAATTCAAAACCGGCATTAGATGTTCCAATTATATATACCTATGCACCAAACGCTGTATTAATTGGTTTCTTTTCAAGTTTTTTGGGCGGTATTGTTAGTATGTTAATACTAGTGTTATCAGGAGGAATCATTATTTTACCAGGTGTAGTACCTCACTTCTTTACGGGTGCTGCTGCAGGGGTGTTTGGAAATGCAATGGGTGGTGTACGCGGTGCGATTTTAGGCTCATTTGTGAACGGTCTTTTAATCAGTTTCATGCCAATTCTATTAATACCTGTGTTGGGAGATTTGGGTCTATCAAATGCTACATTTTCAGATTCAGACTTCGGTATAGTGGGACTATTCTTAAGTGGACTAGCTCATTTCGGTGGGAAAACCACAATTATGGTTGGCATTGGTTTAGTGTTACTGATAATGATCTTGGCAAGTATACGCAAGCAAGAAAGTCATGCGGTGCCCTACAAAAAAGTTGAGAAATAA
- a CDS encoding PTS sugar transporter subunit IIB, with protein MKILTVCGSGLGTSFMVEMNIQQLLNEMGVSGVEVNHSDLGSATPEDADVFFLAKDIAEGGASLGNVVILDNIIDLEELRTKLTGVLQEKNLL; from the coding sequence ATGAAAATTTTAACAGTATGCGGATCAGGATTAGGAACAAGTTTTATGGTAGAAATGAATATTCAACAGTTGCTGAACGAGATGGGAGTAAGTGGCGTAGAAGTAAATCATTCTGATTTAGGTTCTGCAACACCAGAGGATGCAGACGTGTTCTTCCTTGCAAAAGATATTGCAGAGGGCGGTGCAAGCTTAGGAAACGTCGTAATTTTGGATAATATTATTGACTTAGAAGAATTACGCACCAAATTAACAGGGGTTCTGCAAGAAAAAAATCTGCTGTAA
- a CDS encoding BglG family transcription antiterminator: MFDHKSLQLLEQMINYPKLSIPELRLQINLSPRQFAYTLDKLNNALSNLDLPKIQVIDIEFKVDERIKNYWKQEGTSLNRQQSVFQETERIYLIYLYTYIRREAIANIHYQSFLQVSRNTALADIKKLRSYCEKEGIQLSYNRTDGFHLEGEERLKRRFATICIGTLLQLPMGISGMKQVLDSWNYDNTGSAIRENVNDLAEKYRVNFVSNRLDQLVYELLFLRCRSGHHKLILPIKQIKLITEQPLLKMGEELSAYLFGEVAEAEVIYLTIQLLSAMQNIDELHIDETLDLVSSTIISEVERLTLVPFKEKPILKSLLYKHLVPAYFRIICEVPLSNPLIDTIKTEHGVLFEFVKQALKPLSEYTGKCISDEEIGYFTILFGGHVRKLEAKPKVYRATIVCPNGISSSMMLRTQLRQLFPKLHFTESYSAAEIEKLSPDSYDMIFSTIYLESSKPVYLTRPLLTALEENYLQQAVAADFNLPVQSTIPMDKVMATIRKYATIKNEKALYEDLTKHLRQSHTRERSYAPMLSELLTEDKIQFSDASLEWEEAIQLAAKPLEEQHYITSAYTQAMIDRVLEMGAFIHIGKGIAIPHARPEQGVQELGMSLLRMKEPVLLLNQEEHAIDLFICLAAIDNKLHLKALSELTSFLVNEDSLKRLKDAETSAEIIAMMRKKGEDE; encoded by the coding sequence ATGTTTGATCATAAATCATTGCAGCTGCTTGAGCAGATGATTAATTACCCGAAGTTGTCAATTCCGGAGTTGAGACTTCAAATAAATTTATCACCTCGACAATTTGCCTATACGCTTGATAAGTTGAACAATGCATTAAGTAATTTAGACTTACCAAAAATTCAAGTGATTGATATAGAATTTAAGGTTGATGAAAGAATTAAAAATTATTGGAAACAAGAAGGAACATCGCTTAACCGCCAGCAGTCAGTTTTTCAAGAGACTGAGCGAATATACTTGATTTATTTATACACGTATATTCGAAGAGAAGCGATAGCAAATATACATTATCAGTCTTTTCTGCAGGTAAGCAGGAATACAGCACTAGCGGATATTAAAAAGCTCCGTTCGTATTGTGAGAAAGAAGGCATCCAGTTATCTTATAACCGGACAGATGGCTTTCACCTAGAGGGAGAAGAGCGGCTTAAGCGTCGATTTGCAACTATTTGTATCGGAACGCTTTTGCAATTGCCAATGGGCATTTCAGGGATGAAGCAAGTTCTTGATAGTTGGAATTATGATAATACGGGTTCAGCAATTAGAGAGAACGTAAATGATTTAGCTGAAAAATATAGGGTTAATTTTGTTAGTAACCGACTAGATCAGCTAGTTTATGAACTCTTATTTCTACGGTGCAGGTCTGGGCATCATAAACTGATTCTACCAATCAAGCAAATCAAATTAATTACAGAACAGCCCTTATTAAAAATGGGGGAAGAGCTATCAGCTTATTTATTTGGTGAAGTGGCTGAAGCAGAGGTTATCTATCTAACGATTCAATTGTTATCTGCTATGCAGAATATAGATGAGCTCCATATTGATGAAACGCTTGACCTTGTATCGAGTACTATCATTTCAGAAGTAGAGCGCTTAACATTAGTACCATTTAAGGAAAAGCCTATTTTAAAATCGCTCTTATATAAACATTTGGTTCCAGCCTATTTTAGAATCATCTGTGAAGTGCCATTATCAAATCCGTTGATTGACACAATTAAAACAGAGCACGGTGTACTCTTTGAATTTGTTAAACAGGCGTTGAAACCACTTTCTGAATATACGGGAAAATGTATTTCAGATGAAGAGATAGGATATTTTACGATTTTATTCGGTGGGCATGTTCGAAAACTAGAGGCTAAACCTAAAGTGTATAGAGCCACAATCGTTTGCCCAAACGGGATTAGTTCCTCTATGATGCTGCGAACTCAATTACGACAATTGTTTCCAAAATTGCATTTTACGGAATCATATTCAGCTGCGGAAATCGAAAAACTGTCACCAGACAGTTACGATATGATTTTTTCAACTATTTATTTGGAATCATCAAAACCTGTTTATTTAACACGCCCATTATTAACAGCGTTGGAGGAAAACTATTTGCAACAGGCTGTTGCAGCTGATTTTAATTTGCCGGTTCAATCAACTATACCAATGGATAAGGTAATGGCGACCATACGAAAATATGCAACTATTAAAAATGAAAAAGCGCTTTATGAAGATTTAACGAAACATTTAAGACAGAGCCATACACGTGAAAGGAGTTACGCGCCTATGCTTTCTGAACTTTTAACAGAGGATAAGATTCAATTCTCTGACGCTTCACTAGAGTGGGAAGAAGCAATCCAATTAGCAGCAAAACCTTTGGAGGAACAGCATTATATTACTTCAGCCTATACTCAAGCAATGATTGATAGAGTTTTAGAAATGGGAGCTTTTATTCATATAGGGAAAGGAATTGCTATTCCTCATGCCCGGCCAGAACAAGGTGTACAAGAGCTTGGTATGTCCCTTTTACGAATGAAGGAACCAGTTTTGTTACTGAACCAAGAAGAACATGCAATTGACCTGTTTATCTGCCTAGCAGCCATTGATAACAAATTACATTTAAAAGCGCTGTCAGAATTGACATCATTTTTAGTAAATGAAGACTCATTAAAACGTTTAAAAGACGCTGAAACCTCAGCTGAAATTATAGCTATGATGCGAAAAAAAGGAGAAGATGAATAA
- a CDS encoding alpha/beta fold hydrolase: MAKITVGTENKAPIELYYEDHGTGKPVVLIHGWPLSGRSWEYQVPALVEAGHRVITYDRRGFGKSSQPWNGYDYDTFAADLHQLLEHLDLTNVTLVGFSMGGGEVARYIGTYGTNRVEKAVFAGAVPPFLYKSEDHPEGVLDDAAIQEFENGVKNDRLAFLDNFTKTFFGAGDRTDLVSEPFRLYNWDIAAAASPKGTLDCIAAFSKTDFREDLAKFTIPTLVIHGDSDAIVPFEYSGMRTHEAIPNSKVALIKGGPHGLNATHAQEFNEALLSFLRS; this comes from the coding sequence ATGGCAAAAATTACGGTAGGAACAGAAAATAAAGCACCTATTGAACTATACTATGAGGATCATGGTACGGGGAAGCCGGTTGTCTTAATTCACGGCTGGCCACTAAGCGGGCGATCTTGGGAATATCAAGTTCCGGCTCTTGTTGAGGCGGGACACAGAGTTATAACCTATGACCGCCGAGGATTCGGAAAGTCTTCTCAGCCATGGAACGGCTATGATTATGATACCTTTGCGGCTGATTTACATCAGTTACTAGAACATTTGGATCTAACAAATGTGACACTAGTCGGGTTTTCAATGGGGGGCGGAGAAGTAGCTCGCTATATAGGAACTTATGGAACAAATAGAGTAGAAAAAGCTGTATTTGCAGGAGCAGTACCACCATTTCTTTATAAGTCAGAGGATCATCCTGAAGGAGTGTTGGATGATGCAGCCATTCAAGAATTTGAAAACGGCGTAAAAAATGATCGTTTAGCTTTTCTTGATAATTTTACAAAAACATTTTTTGGGGCTGGAGATCGAACTGACTTAGTCAGTGAACCATTTCGACTGTACAATTGGGATATTGCAGCAGCTGCATCGCCTAAAGGCACACTAGACTGTATAGCTGCTTTCAGCAAAACAGATTTCAGAGAAGATTTAGCCAAGTTTACGATACCTACGCTTGTTATTCATGGTGATTCAGATGCCATTGTCCCATTTGAATATAGCGGAATGCGAACGCATGAAGCAATTCCTAATTCCAAGGTAGCCTTAATAAAGGGCGGTCCACACGGCTTAAATGCAACGCATGCACAAGAATTTAACGAAGCGCTGCTGTCGTTTTTAAGAAGTTAA
- a CDS encoding low temperature requirement protein A, producing the protein MEEKKVTWLELFYDLLFVAAVATATHVLLHVEQGHIHAEYLLKFVLIFIPIWWAWTGQTMFINRFGQDFLHQRIFMILQMLFVLIMISSLSVDFDQYYVSFLIGYIGLRALTALQYLIVQKFERDERKKVAVFLGTCFGIGIFISLLSLFFDSWVRYAVLYTGIAVDMILPILGHKRLAKLPTNTAHLLERFALLTLILFGESVVSILAVIQPQKGDWNTILFAGISFVLIIAMWWQYFENVEKKVNKAIQRAGQTIIYGHLIILMSLSMIAASIKLMFLHEVHYTFSLYFVFGSVLLYFTATTLVFHQYRFEEHRLKVYHLGLFLGILALFFIVNLILIVPSTFIIGELAIFFIIYARFTTT; encoded by the coding sequence GTGGAAGAAAAAAAAGTTACGTGGCTGGAGCTTTTTTATGATTTGTTGTTTGTGGCAGCTGTTGCGACTGCTACTCATGTTTTGCTTCACGTTGAACAAGGGCATATTCATGCGGAGTACTTGCTAAAGTTTGTACTGATCTTTATCCCGATATGGTGGGCGTGGACGGGACAAACGATGTTTATCAATCGGTTTGGACAGGATTTCTTGCATCAGCGCATCTTTATGATTCTTCAAATGCTGTTTGTCCTGATTATGATTTCAAGTTTGTCCGTAGATTTTGATCAATATTACGTCTCTTTTTTAATTGGCTATATTGGGCTAAGGGCGTTAACGGCTCTTCAATATCTTATCGTGCAGAAATTTGAACGAGATGAGAGAAAAAAAGTTGCAGTGTTTTTAGGCACATGCTTTGGAATCGGGATTTTCATCTCGCTTCTTTCGCTCTTTTTTGATTCGTGGGTCCGCTACGCCGTGTTGTATACAGGAATTGCAGTGGACATGATTTTACCTATTTTAGGGCATAAACGGTTAGCGAAATTACCGACCAACACCGCTCATTTGTTAGAACGCTTTGCTTTATTAACATTAATCCTGTTTGGAGAATCCGTTGTCAGCATTCTTGCTGTGATACAGCCTCAAAAAGGGGATTGGAATACCATTTTATTTGCGGGTATTTCATTTGTCCTGATCATCGCAATGTGGTGGCAATACTTTGAGAACGTAGAAAAGAAAGTAAACAAGGCCATTCAAAGAGCGGGACAAACGATTATTTACGGACATTTAATTATCCTCATGTCTCTAAGCATGATTGCAGCATCGATCAAACTCATGTTTTTACATGAAGTTCATTATACATTCAGCTTATATTTTGTATTCGGCTCCGTGCTGCTCTACTTCACAGCAACGACTCTTGTTTTTCACCAGTATAGATTCGAAGAACATCGTTTGAAAGTTTATCATTTAGGATTGTTTTTAGGGATTTTAGCTCTGTTTTTCATTGTTAACTTAATACTGATTGTTCCCAGCACTTTTATTATAGGAGAATTAGCGATCTTTTTTATTATCTATGCTAGGTTTACAACCACTTAA
- the ycaC gene encoding isochorismate family cysteine hydrolase YcaC: protein MSDLYSRLSKDDAAVLLVDHQTGLISGLVRDYGVDEFKNNVLALGDTAKFFDLPVILTTSFENGPNGPLMQELVDLFPDAPKIARPGQINAWDNEDFVKAIEATGKKQLIIAGVVTDVCVAFPALSAIKAGYEVFVVTDASGTFNKQVADAALTRMAHGGAQLMNWFSVACELQRDWRNDVEGFGNLISSHLPGYQNLMGSYRGAQRDFSKQSV from the coding sequence ATGTCTGATCTTTACTCTCGCCTTTCAAAAGATGATGCTGCCGTGCTTTTAGTTGACCATCAAACGGGTCTTATTTCCGGCCTTGTACGTGACTATGGTGTTGATGAATTTAAAAACAACGTCTTGGCTCTTGGTGATACGGCTAAATTCTTTGATTTACCGGTTATTTTAACAACAAGCTTTGAAAATGGACCCAACGGCCCGCTCATGCAAGAACTCGTTGATTTGTTTCCTGATGCGCCAAAAATAGCTCGTCCCGGACAAATTAACGCATGGGACAACGAAGACTTTGTTAAAGCCATTGAAGCAACTGGCAAAAAACAGCTGATTATCGCCGGTGTAGTGACAGATGTCTGCGTTGCTTTTCCTGCGCTTTCTGCCATTAAAGCAGGCTACGAAGTGTTTGTTGTGACAGATGCTTCTGGCACTTTTAATAAGCAAGTCGCAGATGCAGCGTTAACGCGTATGGCTCACGGGGGCGCACAGCTTATGAACTGGTTTAGCGTAGCGTGCGAGCTTCAGCGTGACTGGCGCAACGACGTTGAAGGTTTTGGCAATTTAATTTCTAGTCATCTTCCTGGTTATCAAAACTTAATGGGCAGCTATAGAGGAGCTCAGCGCGATTTCAGCAAGCAAAGTGTCTAA
- a CDS encoding NADPH-dependent FMN reductase, protein MTKTIGLICGSLRKDSYNRMIAESLTTLDDSAQYRWIEISSLPFFNEDLEADGAPESVASFRAAIQDVDGVIIVSPEYNSGIPGVLKNALDWASRPRTSSVLNRKPVGLIGATPGGFGTAFAQMQTREVLEAMQVNVLPFQKMLISQVHEKFDSQQKILTDESTKRYLQRYLQQFIHWIDQAPVPVLD, encoded by the coding sequence ATGACGAAAACCATTGGTCTTATTTGTGGAAGCTTGCGTAAAGATTCGTATAATCGAATGATTGCTGAGTCATTAACTACATTAGATGACTCAGCTCAATATCGCTGGATTGAAATAAGCAGCCTGCCTTTTTTTAATGAAGACCTAGAAGCTGATGGAGCACCAGAATCTGTCGCATCCTTTAGAGCTGCGATTCAAGACGTTGACGGCGTCATCATTGTAAGTCCAGAGTACAATTCCGGAATTCCAGGAGTGTTAAAAAATGCCTTGGACTGGGCATCAAGACCTCGCACCTCTTCTGTTTTAAACAGAAAACCAGTTGGTCTAATTGGCGCAACCCCTGGAGGCTTCGGTACGGCCTTTGCTCAAATGCAAACGAGAGAAGTACTGGAAGCTATGCAAGTCAACGTTTTACCATTTCAAAAAATGCTGATTTCGCAAGTTCATGAAAAATTTGATTCTCAACAAAAAATACTGACCGATGAATCAACGAAACGTTATCTTCAACGCTACTTACAGCAGTTCATTCATTGGATTGATCAAGCGCCTGTTCCTGTTCTAGATTAA